In the genome of Ziziphus jujuba cultivar Dongzao chromosome 10, ASM3175591v1, the window ATCCATCTTATATGGTTTTTTTGgttacaaattaaatttataggAGAAAAGCTTCCATATTTCCTTTGGTACTTGGGGTtgtgaaatttaataaattaaaggatAGCATGTTGTTCTTTGCTATTTGGATGGAATCGAGATAATAAGCTTCATGTTGAAGTGACCAATTTATAAAGAAGAATGACatcttaaataataaatttttaaaaaatgtaaagagaatctatatatttatttacgtTTATTATGTCTCTAATTGTAAATTGAGAGATAATTCTAGAATATCAAATCTGTATGTATGTGCATACATATCTGTGTTTAGTGCCTAGGGGCCACGTTTTTCCATGGTTTACTTTATTTATGGTGCATTCAAATTTGGGAACTAGGAAAAACAAACGAGCTGTTCAGACAAATCATGCATATTATACACGGTCATAGACTCGTCAAactttaacattttaaaattcctATCCAGCCCCTATCCACCTACACTTTCATGTCATGACCAACTGCTCTgactttcttattatttttaccattttttttttcaaaagaaaaaaaaaaaccatattattattattaattgtgagCCATTTTGCATAAGCATATAGATAATATAATCGTTTTCCCTTGATTAACTGGAAAAGACATTGCTTTCAGGAACTCCCAGAGTCCCAAAGAGCCGATGCAGTGACCAGCATGGTGTACGAGGCCGGCGCAAGAATCAGAGACCCAGTTTACGGATGTGCCGGGGCGATTTGCCAGCTCCAGAAACAAGTGAACGAGCTTCAAGCTCAGTTAGCCAAAGCACAAGCTGAGGTAGTGAATATGCAGTGCCAACACGCCAATTTGGTTGCTCTAATATGCATGGAAATGGCACAGTCTCAACAGGGTTTGCCTCAACAAACGCTGGCCGACAGTTTTATTGCTACTAGTCCTCACAGCAACCAAACCAATATGGGTTTTCTTGaagataacaacaacaacaatattgGTCCATTATGGGAAACCCTTTGGacatgaatattaaaaaaaaattaaaaaaaaaaaaacgaaaaagaaaaaagagtagcTGTAATAGCATAGGCAtaaattaaggggaaaaaaaagttcaaaaagttCCAATGAAATTCTCCTAAGGAGAAGTTGAAGGacatgaaattaataaatatcttttaatttcacCTAGATAAAGTAGGAATTAACTAGCTACCTAGCTAGATCTAATATATATACAGTGCATGTATGAAGAAAATGGAAGGACAAGGAGAGTTACAAATCTAATTAATCACTTTGTTAAAGTTAAACAAAGTTGATTGctgttttttttcccttttttccttccatgtaattttcaattgttgGAGAGAATTATAAggtgtttttgttttcaagtCCATTGGTGTTATGATTATTTGATCTTAAATCAGACTTTTTGGTCACCTACCGTAATAGCATAAAATTGATACGTGTCACAATGAATTCCTTGTCAAACTAGCTTTTGACCAAGAATGTATGATGGCTTCCTGGTTCCTAATTTATCACAAGCTAAATTAAGcccacaaataattataaatgctCTTGCAAATTGTTTGTTTGGGATAAGTACCATTCATATGTTAACAAGGCTACTATTTAAGTAGACTAGTTGCTTTAACTACAGTAATAATTAGAAACTAGTCATCTTCGTTTGTCTTCTTATTGGTTTTCTTATGAATGAGTAcacaattataaattttgatcaTTTCTTCTAACATGACACAAGTTGGTTGCTAGCTAACTGTTTGTCTGAATTTTCTGAATTCAAGAACTTTCCGTTCCTAATCACATGTTAATTGACAGAACTTTCAAGTTAATACGTGTTATTAATATTCAACGATGAATATGTTCTTGACCTAGAAATATATCACATCATCAAGGGAAGATAAttttcctaaagtttgaagaaattaaacaagtttCAGTATCAAGATTGACATTAAATAAACCAATAGCAATTATCCTCTTGCCATTTCACTTTGGTACACTTCCATTTAAATTGGAGATAGATTGATCATGGCGTCTTGTCATTCTCTtgttcataaatattatctttAGTTTAGCTACTGCATTCCATACAATAaaagattttttgtttaaactttCTACAAGGTCATTTATCCTAAAATTACTCATATTTAAAAACGTTTAACTCATAATTATTTCAAACATTTAAACTTATTGTTCTAAAAGagtctaaattttaaaaaaaatgactatttatatatttaaatcataattattcTGCACATTGGTGATATAAAATCGAACATCGAGTAATCATTGCCATTTAAGGTAGCCTGCCAATGTTTTGTGTATCCTTACATATTTACCTTGGCAACTTCACACCGATTCACTCACTACtccattttacctttttttttgcaacacatccttcaaagtgcacaagtcctacatatatatatagagagggagaaagagagggagagagatacctttatattttttctttttctttggtatTTGATTGATATAGGTTAAACTAAAAGTATTGAAAATGAAAGAGCAAGACAGGTTAGCGATATCAATTAATGctagatatatctatatatatatatatatatatatgtatttgggAGTCTCACATATTATGTATGCAGAGGTGTTAAATATGCATATTCACATGGATTATATAACATGTAGATAACAAACTACTCATGAAGCTCCAACGAAAGTATCTAATTTAAGGATAAATGAACtcaattatttagaaaaaaaattattctgaaTTAACATGAAACTTGATATGGTACACATAGCCACTAAAATAAAGTCACGTGTATAGTTGATTACACATAATGTTAATCAtttagaaaaggaaaaggaaaaggaatttAAGATGGGATTTAGATTTTACTAGTCATCTTCCTCTTCCTTCCAATTAAGTGGTTGAAAActtgaaatatatttaaatcataaaattcctttattgaaaatttttgatgGGTGATGGTGGTGTCAAATGATGAAGGCTAACGGGGAAAGTAAGAAGAGTGTGTAagtgaaaaagaataataataaaagaaaagtaaaaattgtCGTGGGAAGTGGGAGAGACGTTTAAGCGCTTGTTTGGAGCATTAATAATTGTACATATAGCTTTATTTTAATGGATAGTTATACCACTTCAAATTCCATGTTAGTATACATTGTTAATACACAATTGTGctgaataattttttcattttagagtctttgatttcataaattataatatatcatatcaaatccaaaaatttttaatgattaattttatttattctcatTATACAAAGTTGATGATATATTAATTGGAGTCTCATTGAGCAAACTACTATCCAACTCCAATATTATTGAAGATTCATGTTCCGGTTTATAAAATTGGAATGGATTGTTAAAAGATTATACAACATGGCAGAACAAggaggaatttttgaaaactttcaTATGGCTAAGAAAATTTCCAATTAAGCtaaatataaaactataagaaaaatatccataaaaatattaaaattaatttacgatgaaagaaaattaaaaaaataaaatagaaataattgcATTTTGGTATCTTTTGAAATCATCTAATTTAGTTTTGGGTTCCAAAATCAATTTTGTCATATTGATATTTTCTGCtttcaaaattcatataaattagTCAAATTTAGTTAAATTGATGGAAACCGTCAAATAGGAGTCATGTGTGTCACATGTGACTTCCAAATATaactttcaatttatttttcaaaatttccatttaagtaactcaaaaaaaaaaaaaattgaaagcccaaaaataattttagatattcaaaaaaaaaaaaaatccaagatCCCAAAAAAAGTACcacatagtaaaaaaaaaaaaaaaaaaaaattccaagtgcacaataaaaaataccatacgtaaaaaaaaattctgagaatttgcaaaaaaaaataaaatactagataattaaaacaaattttgataACCCAAAAAATTACCAGTTCTTTAAAGAAATTCTGAAAGCatgttcaattaaaaaaaaaaaaaagccccagaaaaaatcaaatgttaaaaaaaaaaattgagaacagaatttaaaaaataaattcaaatggtTAAACAAATTTCGAATGCCCCCACAAAAAAtcagatggtaaaaaaatttttttagagcttgaaaaaaatacaaaatgttccaaaaaaattctaaaaccctgcccaaaaaaaaaaaaaaaataccagatGGTTGATACAATTCCTAGTGCCCAAAAAACCatattagatatttaaaaaaattctgagagcaaaaaaatcatttggtatttttatcaggattttattgttactatttgttgttttttgggcaccctaattttttttaaccatttgctatttttttagGGTGCACGTctggtgtttttttttgggttgttgaaatttgttttgaatatctgggatttttttgggttctcaaaatttttttaaagcatttagtatttttttttttatgctcttaaaattgtttgaatatctaatatttttatcggGTTCTCATAATTTTTTAAGCATCCGGTATTTTTTATCATgctctcataatttttttttttaccatttgattttttttgggctcttggatatttttttttttcaatagctGGCATTTTTTTGGAGCtctaagattttcttttttactatcTAGTATTTTTATtgtgcttttaaaatttttttaccatttaatttttttaacacctagtatttttttgggctcttagaattttttagatttttaggcacttagaattttttttaatgatttggaatttttttatgatcttgaaatttttttaaacatttggtattttttatcATGCCCTCGGAATGTTTTTACCACTCTATATTTTTTTGgactctcaaatttttttaaacatttggtattttttttgtggctcttagaattttttttttttataaatttttaaacggaaaaatatgaaaaataaattaaaaaatcagaTATGGGGTCACATGCACTGTACATGATCcatatttgtaaaaattttaaaaacagaagtattaatgtgacaaaattaattttagagcTCCAAAATGAAATTAGATGATTTTAGAGCCCAAAATAAAATGAGGTAATTTTAAAGGGTACAAAAGTGCAATTAtcccaataaaatatatgatattttgttAATTCACATAAAAATTTTCAGTTGCTAAGTTAAATTCTAAGtagtgtttaaattttttttttctagtatatgcatatatagtttGCTTTTTTAGGTTGGAATTGACATTATATCTTtaatcatataattattttataatttaattctttTAGTTCCATTttctttaagattttttttttgaattaatatatactttaattgtgtttttcataatattacgtACCAATTTGACAGTTAATAAGAAACATAACTGAAATGCCACGcataaaactttttcttttgtttgaaaGATTATTCAAAATAGCTAAGTTAGCCATATAATCGAATTACTACTAATTCTAACAATTAGTACACACAGAGAGGgggagagatagagagagagagagagagagagtaaattGTAtactcaattttaaattttgaataatacaatTTATTAGGTGAGAGGGGATTTTCATTCAAGTCCTACTCAAGTGGATTCACCACAAGACTAAGCCTATTGGTAATACAACGTATTAATACTTTAGCTATATAATTTCTGTTTGTCTTATTGTCTGCTGTTGACATTctattttggcattttttttaaatattttactgttttaaattctatatttaCTCTCATAAAGATTTTATATGATATGAATAGTTAGTTACTCGTAGATTTGCTAAGTTTGATTTATTCTTCACAatattacatttaaaatttaataattaatctaaAATATAGTTTAGGTTATTTGTTTTCTGTATAATTTACACGAACTAAATTTTTAACCCAGGTTGCTttctttcaataataataaaaaagttgtcTGGTTCTGCTTCTGCATATAGTATATACTGAATAAGTGAATCTCGTTAAGTAAGATTGGTTGTTACCGACTATTTAGGAAGGCTTATgcaaggtttaaaaaatcaaaagaatggGCACAATTTTGctgaaattttcatattttttaaataatagatAAGAAATCGAAGTTCcaaatggaaatgaattaaatttttttataattttgtcaaaaaattcataattttcataaaaaattttatgaaattttctaaatttatgtgaaaatttatattaaatttaaattttttaatgaaaaattaacaaattaccataataaatttaatatttctataaatattataaagtagatataaattatgatataaacaaaaatataaatatgcatatgaaataaataataaatattataaagtagacAAATGATATAAAGATATGCAAAGAATATTCTCTATGAATAAATAACAACTCATAGATACGGTCTTAAACTCAACTATGATAGATACAATCAacaaatatcatataataattatcaacaaGAATAACcacatttaatacaaaatttatatggttagcatattaacaattaaagagaaagttacacaacttttaataattattttttatatttcatatatcaaaataaagatAAGGAAGAGACCAACAATTTTCTACCATCCTGAAGTtctatatgatattaaaatgacattttatgaaatataatgtaattgaaataatttttttatacatcttaattaataaatattttatcacatatatattttttgcatatttttattgataataatatatttattattatctacGCTTGCTATATATTGATTAACTAAgagaattataaaatccattcaatattttcacaatttttataattaatttgataattattaaattaaataatctaattttaaaattttaataaaaaattttactttttaaataaattttcattagtttccataatttttataaaatttttttgatattcaataattttcaataatttcataaatattttcgtATTGTAAATTTCGATATTTCTGtctatattgattttttaaacttGGACTCATATAATAGTTTTGCTTCCTAATAAAATCTTATTGagtttccaaaaagaaaaaaacaagaaaatgttAACctcaaatattataataaaataattttttgcctAAAAAAACACCataataaaacttacaattcGAATGATCATATTTATTAATCTTTTGCAACTCttcaatcaaaagaaaaaaaaaatctttttttaattcagaCTGAAGTAAGTAAATTCTACACATAAAAAATACGTTTAATTAACTAACCGTATTTTCAAAATGccgccaaaaaaatttgattaaaaaaaaaaatctcaagcata includes:
- the LOC107411328 gene encoding LOB domain-containing protein 11 → MNMDYSSDANTTTITTTSSLSPSSSSSPPPPHPPPPSSPPSPPPVVVSPCAACKILRRRCADKCVLAPYFPPTEPTKFTIAHRVFGASNIIKLLQELPESQRADAVTSMVYEAGARIRDPVYGCAGAICQLQKQVNELQAQLAKAQAEVVNMQCQHANLVALICMEMAQSQQGLPQQTLADSFIATSPHSNQTNMGFLEDNNNNNIGPLWETLWT